The Methylomagnum ishizawai genome has a window encoding:
- a CDS encoding type II secretion system F family protein encodes MAKTFRLDQPKQRADLYLQLAALERAGIAPAQAVAMLDPPKTEDSDQLLQLLRSRLERGADWVETGRRYGLFTEFDAALLGAAAATGSLASAYRQLSDHYDAQARRRGQIRARLALPVAVLVLAGLIQPLPELVLGRVDGLGYLKLALLPLLQMGLGAYALFKFPTGFRGGALSPFRAGFDRLLLRLPKLGRYEMRRNLRDFWSSLALLLEAGVPMLDAFPKALGTVDNLVLRAQLAPAERTLKRGGDLASALRTLPWPGPPEALSFVATGEASGELPALLRRYAGQEAERVARFDDALAEWLPRLVYGAVLAMMAASILGSGAFMPSAALSAL; translated from the coding sequence ATGGCCAAAACCTTCCGCCTCGACCAGCCCAAGCAACGCGCCGACCTCTATCTCCAACTCGCCGCCTTGGAACGGGCCGGCATCGCCCCGGCCCAAGCCGTGGCGATGCTCGATCCACCCAAGACGGAAGACTCGGATCAACTACTCCAACTCCTGCGGTCCCGGCTGGAACGCGGGGCCGATTGGGTGGAAACCGGGCGGCGCTACGGGCTGTTCACCGAATTCGACGCCGCCTTGCTGGGCGCGGCGGCGGCGACCGGCAGCCTGGCCAGCGCCTATCGGCAATTGTCCGACCACTACGACGCCCAGGCGCGGCGGCGCGGCCAAATCCGGGCGCGGCTGGCCCTGCCGGTCGCGGTGCTGGTGCTGGCGGGTTTGATCCAGCCCTTGCCGGAACTGGTATTGGGCCGGGTCGATGGCCTGGGCTATCTCAAGCTGGCCTTGCTGCCCTTATTGCAGATGGGCCTGGGCGCTTACGCGCTGTTCAAATTCCCGACTGGGTTCCGGGGCGGGGCTTTGTCGCCGTTCCGGGCCGGGTTCGATAGGCTGCTGCTGCGCCTGCCCAAACTGGGTCGCTATGAAATGCGGCGCAATCTGCGGGACTTCTGGTCCAGCCTGGCCTTGCTGTTGGAAGCGGGCGTGCCGATGCTGGACGCCTTCCCCAAAGCGCTGGGCACCGTCGATAACCTCGTCCTCCGCGCCCAACTGGCCCCCGCCGAACGCACGCTGAAACGCGGCGGCGACCTCGCGTCGGCCCTGCGCACCCTGCCCTGGCCGGGACCGCCGGAAGCCCTGTCCTTCGTCGCCACCGGCGAGGCCAGCGGCGAACTCCCCGCCCTGCTGCGCCGCTACGCCGGACAGGAAGCCGAGCGCGTCGCCCGCTTCGACGACGCCCTGGCCGAATGGCTGCCGCGCCTCGTCTATGGCGCGGTCCTCGCCATGATGGCCGCGTCCATCCTGGGAAGCGGCGCGTTCATGCCCAGCGCCGCCCTTTCCGCCCTTTGA
- the glyQ gene encoding glycine--tRNA ligase subunit alpha, producing MNTQKYDVSTFQGLILALQDYWAAQGCVILQPLDLEVGAGTFHPATFLRSIGPEPWNTAYVQPSRRPTDGRYGENPNRLQHYYQFQVIMKPSPAHFQELYLGSLAFLGFDLLEHDVRFVEDNWESPTLGAWGLGWEVWLNGMEVTQFTYFQQVGGIDCRPVSGEITYGLERIAMYLQGVSSVFDLIWARGPQGEVTYGDIYHQNEVEMSAFNFEHADTGFHFDAFDTYERECKKLIALDLPLPAYEMVLKASHAFNLLDARRAISVTERQRFILRVRDLAKAVAEAYYQRREKLGFPLLNARSAKDD from the coding sequence GTGAACACCCAAAAATACGATGTATCCACTTTCCAGGGCTTGATCCTGGCGCTCCAGGATTACTGGGCCGCGCAGGGTTGCGTGATCCTCCAGCCGCTAGACCTCGAAGTCGGCGCGGGTACCTTCCATCCCGCGACCTTCCTCCGCTCCATCGGTCCCGAGCCTTGGAACACCGCCTATGTCCAGCCTTCCCGCCGGCCCACCGACGGGCGCTACGGCGAGAACCCCAACCGGCTCCAGCACTATTACCAGTTCCAGGTCATCATGAAGCCGTCCCCGGCCCATTTCCAGGAACTCTACCTGGGTTCGCTGGCCTTCCTGGGCTTCGACCTGCTGGAACACGATGTGCGCTTCGTCGAGGACAACTGGGAATCGCCGACGTTGGGCGCGTGGGGCCTGGGCTGGGAAGTGTGGTTGAACGGCATGGAAGTGACCCAGTTCACCTATTTCCAACAGGTCGGCGGCATCGATTGCCGCCCCGTCAGCGGCGAAATCACCTATGGGCTCGAACGCATCGCCATGTACCTGCAAGGCGTGTCCAGCGTGTTCGATTTGATCTGGGCGCGGGGGCCGCAGGGCGAGGTGACCTACGGCGATATCTACCACCAGAACGAGGTGGAGATGTCGGCCTTCAATTTCGAACACGCCGACACCGGCTTCCATTTCGACGCCTTCGACACCTACGAGCGCGAATGCAAGAAGCTGATCGCGCTCGACCTGCCCCTGCCCGCTTATGAAATGGTGTTGAAAGCCTCCCACGCCTTCAACCTGCTGGACGCCCGCCGCGCCATTTCCGTGACCGAGCGCCAGCGCTTCATCCTAAGGGTGCGCGATCTGGCCAAGGCCGTGGCCGAGGCCTATTACCAACGCCGGGAGAAACTCGGCTTCCCGCTGCTGAACGCTAGGAGCGCCAAAGATGACTGA
- the glyS gene encoding glycine--tRNA ligase subunit beta translates to MTETRDLLFELGSEELPPKSLSNLSLALKANVEAGLGKAGLSYGEVRPYATPRRLALVIQGLSVAQPDREEERRGPAVNAAYQPDGSPSKALQGFLKSCGATPEQLITLRTDKGEWVAFRQTVQGGYTADLIPDILRQALAGLPIAKRMRWGDGSAEFVRPVHWAVLLFGREIIDTEILGVRTGRESRGHRFHHPSRLILEKPADYADTLLDPGHVVAEFAARKRKIQALAEEAAAGVGGKAHIEPDLLDEVAALVEWPVPVLGGFDARYLALPPEVLITTMQANQKYFPVKDKHGGLLPYFITFANVVSTALDTVRAGNERVVRPRLSDAEFFWNQDRKRTLESRAEELAQITFQKTLGSMLAKTQRVRSLAAYIAGKLDTESAWVERAALLAKADLLTSMVGEFPELQGTMGRYYALAEGEPEDIAAAIEEQYLPKVSGGALPESRTGLMLALAEKIDTLTGIFSAGLIPTGDKDPYALRRAALGAIRILIEAKLDLDVPDLLDFALDQFSHDFETEQARENVHGFMIERLRGYFLDRGIKHDEFEAVLAVWPSSLLDFERRLQAVREFRRLPEAESLAAANKRIRNILRKAEEETAASVDDHVLAEPAEKRLLEAARLAKEDVLPLLRGRDYTGALRRLAQLRETVDAFFDGVMVMAEDAELRRNRLGLLGIVEGLFLNIADISKLQG, encoded by the coding sequence ATGACTGAGACCCGCGATTTGCTGTTTGAACTGGGCTCCGAGGAATTGCCGCCCAAATCCCTATCGAACCTGAGCCTGGCTTTGAAGGCCAATGTCGAGGCGGGGCTGGGCAAGGCGGGATTGTCGTATGGCGAAGTGCGGCCCTACGCCACGCCGCGCCGCTTGGCGCTCGTCATCCAGGGTTTGAGCGTGGCCCAGCCCGACCGCGAAGAAGAACGCCGCGGCCCCGCCGTCAACGCCGCCTACCAGCCCGACGGCTCGCCCAGCAAGGCGCTGCAAGGTTTCCTGAAAAGCTGCGGCGCGACCCCCGAGCAACTCATCACCCTCCGCACCGACAAGGGCGAATGGGTGGCGTTCCGCCAAACCGTGCAGGGCGGCTACACCGCCGATCTGATCCCCGATATCCTGCGGCAAGCCCTGGCCGGTTTGCCCATCGCCAAGCGGATGCGCTGGGGCGATGGCAGCGCCGAATTCGTAAGGCCGGTGCATTGGGCCGTGTTGCTGTTCGGACGGGAAATCATCGACACCGAAATCCTGGGCGTCCGCACCGGGCGGGAAAGCCGGGGCCACCGTTTCCACCATCCTTCGCGCCTGATCCTGGAAAAACCCGCCGACTACGCCGACACCCTGCTGGATCCCGGCCATGTGGTCGCCGAATTCGCCGCCCGCAAGCGGAAAATCCAGGCGCTGGCGGAAGAAGCCGCCGCCGGGGTCGGCGGCAAGGCCCATATCGAGCCGGATTTGCTGGACGAGGTCGCCGCCCTGGTGGAATGGCCGGTGCCGGTGCTGGGCGGCTTCGACGCCCGCTATCTGGCCCTGCCGCCGGAAGTCCTCATCACCACCATGCAGGCCAACCAGAAATATTTCCCGGTCAAGGACAAGCACGGCGGCTTGCTGCCCTATTTCATCACCTTCGCCAACGTGGTCAGCACCGCGCTGGACACGGTCAGGGCCGGTAACGAACGGGTGGTGCGCCCGCGCCTGTCCGACGCCGAATTCTTCTGGAACCAGGACCGCAAGCGCACGCTGGAAAGCCGCGCCGAAGAACTGGCCCAAATCACCTTCCAGAAAACCTTGGGTTCGATGCTGGCGAAAACCCAGCGGGTGCGATCCCTGGCCGCCTATATCGCCGGGAAGCTCGATACCGAAAGCGCCTGGGTGGAGCGCGCCGCCCTGCTCGCCAAGGCCGATTTGCTGACCAGCATGGTCGGCGAATTCCCGGAACTGCAAGGCACCATGGGCCGCTACTACGCCCTGGCCGAAGGCGAACCCGAGGATATCGCCGCCGCCATCGAGGAGCAATACCTGCCCAAGGTCTCGGGCGGTGCCCTGCCCGAGAGCCGCACCGGCTTGATGCTGGCCCTGGCCGAGAAGATCGACACCCTGACCGGCATTTTCAGCGCCGGCTTGATCCCGACCGGCGATAAAGACCCCTACGCCCTGCGCCGTGCCGCCCTGGGCGCGATCCGCATCCTGATCGAGGCCAAGCTGGATTTGGACGTGCCGGATTTGCTGGATTTCGCGCTGGACCAATTCAGCCACGACTTCGAGACCGAGCAGGCGCGGGAGAACGTCCACGGTTTCATGATCGAGCGTTTACGCGGTTATTTCCTGGACCGGGGCATCAAGCACGACGAATTCGAGGCGGTGCTGGCGGTATGGCCGTCGAGCCTGCTCGATTTCGAGCGGCGCTTGCAGGCCGTGCGCGAATTCCGCCGCCTGCCGGAAGCCGAAAGCCTCGCCGCCGCCAACAAACGCATCCGCAACATCCTGCGGAAGGCCGAGGAAGAAACCGCCGCCAGCGTGGACGACCACGTCCTGGCCGAACCCGCCGAGAAGCGCCTGCTGGAAGCCGCCCGCCTCGCCAAGGAGGACGTGCTGCCGCTGCTGCGCGGACGCGACTACACCGGGGCGCTGCGGCGTCTGGCCCAATTGCGGGAAACGGTGGACGCCTTCTTCGATGGCGTGATGGTGATGGCGGAAGATGCCGAATTGCGCCGCAACCGTTTGGGGCTGTTGGGCATCGTGGAGGGTTTGTTCTTGAATATCGCGGATATTTCCAAATTGCAGGGATAA
- a CDS encoding RusA family crossover junction endodeoxyribonuclease, protein MLPFEYLIEKRPVSLQTRNRENLQAWKTFVRCEVAKAWRDKPPIAAMTLRFTLVYLCDDSPADTDNIIKPIQDALVGLVFKDDNLISDVDSHRRFISEGIDISVLPPLLQRGVASGLECVYIKVSLAQPLEIYL, encoded by the coding sequence ATGCTGCCTTTCGAATACCTCATCGAAAAGCGTCCTGTTTCTTTACAGACCAGGAATAGGGAAAACCTCCAAGCTTGGAAAACTTTCGTGCGCTGCGAAGTCGCCAAGGCTTGGAGGGACAAGCCTCCGATCGCAGCGATGACTTTAAGGTTCACGCTGGTTTATCTATGCGATGACTCGCCCGCCGATACCGATAACATCATCAAGCCCATCCAAGACGCTTTGGTGGGCTTAGTATTCAAAGATGATAATTTGATTTCTGATGTGGATAGCCATCGCCGCTTTATCAGCGAAGGGATCGACATTAGCGTCTTGCCACCGTTATTACAGCGGGGTGTAGCGAGCGGCCTGGAGTGCGTTTATATCAAAGTCAGCCTTGCCCAACCGTTGGAGATTTATCTATGA
- a CDS encoding phosphoadenylyl-sulfate reductase — MSFETSDIASLHADLVGKNPRTILKTALSLFDNIAVSFSGAEDVVLVDMAHKIRPDIAVFTLDTGRLHPETYRLIEAVRERYPSIRLEVLFPDCQALWQMVKDKGLFSFYKDGHHECCGIRKVAPLRRKLETLDAWITGQRRDQNQTRQELAEVEIDAAFSGPERRLVKFNPLANWSSSQVWDYIEAHDVPFNELHRRGYVSIGCEPCTRPILPNQHEREGRWWWEDAGKKECGLHAGNVKG; from the coding sequence ATGAGTTTCGAGACTTCCGACATCGCCAGCCTCCATGCCGACCTGGTCGGCAAGAACCCCCGCACCATCCTCAAGACCGCGCTCTCCCTGTTCGACAACATCGCCGTGTCCTTCAGCGGTGCCGAAGATGTGGTGCTGGTCGATATGGCCCATAAAATCCGGCCCGACATCGCCGTGTTCACCCTGGACACGGGCCGCCTCCACCCCGAAACCTACCGCCTCATCGAAGCCGTCCGCGAGCGCTATCCCAGCATCCGACTGGAGGTGCTGTTCCCCGATTGCCAAGCCCTCTGGCAGATGGTCAAGGACAAGGGGCTGTTCAGTTTTTATAAGGACGGCCACCACGAATGCTGCGGCATCCGCAAGGTCGCCCCGCTGCGGCGCAAGCTGGAAACCCTGGACGCCTGGATCACCGGCCAGCGCCGCGACCAGAACCAAACCCGCCAGGAATTGGCCGAGGTGGAGATCGACGCCGCCTTCTCGGGACCGGAACGGCGGCTGGTCAAGTTCAACCCGTTGGCGAATTGGTCCTCGTCCCAGGTCTGGGATTACATCGAGGCCCACGATGTGCCGTTCAACGAACTGCACCGCCGGGGCTATGTCAGCATCGGCTGCGAACCCTGCACCCGTCCGATCCTGCCGAACCAGCACGAGCGCGAGGGGCGTTGGTGGTGGGAAGATGCCGGCAAGAAGGAGTGTGGGCTCCATGCCGGGAATGTGAAGGGATAG
- a CDS encoding small metal-binding protein SmbP has product MKFKTAIRLLLVSLLASASAVHAAGGPMNEDLSAIAPYAQKALDAGKQGDSAAFVKASQDALIQAQSKPFSAATQRMVRQLKSAVTLGKEGKVDEGMKAVEEAMTDMKKIGG; this is encoded by the coding sequence ATGAAATTCAAAACCGCGATCAGGTTGTTATTGGTTTCCCTGCTGGCCTCCGCCAGCGCCGTCCACGCGGCGGGCGGCCCGATGAACGAAGACCTGTCGGCCATCGCCCCCTACGCCCAGAAAGCGCTGGACGCGGGCAAGCAAGGCGATTCCGCTGCGTTCGTCAAAGCCAGCCAAGACGCCTTGATCCAGGCCCAATCCAAGCCTTTTTCCGCCGCCACCCAAAGGATGGTGAGACAGCTGAAATCCGCCGTCACTTTGGGCAAGGAAGGCAAGGTCGACGAGGGTATGAAGGCGGTCGAGGAAGCCATGACCGATATGAAGAAGATCGGCGGTTAA
- a CDS encoding FRG domain-containing protein, with amino-acid sequence MAVFKGGGDIGEDLIEEDRYSVFSDLFVTDEEIEAHLERFKKSIQGMHDDRPEFFKSFINIKNEVWALGQHYGLGTPLLDWTTSPLIAAFFAFEPKKDPDSSQGERVVYAIDKTKLDKLKVGESKVELFEPSYNGNKRLAAQSGLFTYVPNGVCLNELVKRCYKDVDGNEYVLIKLIIPGDDRDGFLRLLNSKENINNSSLYPDLIGVSRHCNLHFEIDDY; translated from the coding sequence ATGGCTGTTTTTAAAGGTGGTGGAGATATTGGCGAAGACTTAATTGAAGAAGATAGGTATTCTGTGTTTTCCGATCTATTTGTTACGGATGAGGAAATAGAAGCTCACCTAGAGAGATTTAAAAAAAGTATTCAAGGAATGCATGATGATCGTCCTGAATTTTTCAAGTCATTTATAAACATAAAAAATGAGGTGTGGGCTTTAGGACAACACTATGGACTGGGTACGCCTTTATTAGATTGGACAACTTCGCCCCTTATTGCTGCTTTTTTTGCTTTTGAACCTAAAAAAGACCCTGATTCCTCACAAGGTGAGCGTGTTGTTTACGCCATTGATAAAACAAAGCTTGACAAGCTAAAGGTTGGCGAGTCAAAGGTAGAGTTATTTGAACCAAGTTACAATGGAAACAAAAGATTAGCCGCTCAAAGTGGTCTTTTTACATATGTACCAAACGGTGTTTGCCTGAATGAGCTTGTCAAGCGGTGTTATAAAGATGTAGATGGTAATGAATATGTGCTGATAAAACTAATTATACCTGGCGATGATCGCGATGGTTTTCTTAGGCTATTGAATAGTAAGGAAAATATTAATAATTCTTCTCTATACCCTGATTTGATTGGCGTATCAAGGCATTGCAATCTCCATTTTGAAATAGATGATTACTAA
- a CDS encoding transposase, with the protein MLELFRQKMPLSCLLHGLLERCFAAERLDRIFLENAKEQYTREILFSTVCDLMLSVVLKVHPSINAAYQKHPEPLGVTVSALYEKLKGVELSVSQALLRDTSEDLSDILDALGFTPEPWLPGYPVRLLDGNCLAASEKRLAVHREVGGAALPGKSLVVFDPERRLMRDVFPCEDGHAQERRLLDAVAGIPKAGELWIADRNFCTVGFLDRLQGRNAHALMRLHLNLPLTEETLFSQAGEQGGGRLLEKRVGVAGRPYRLVRVELEQPTRDGDAFVDILTDLPADIPAATVADLYRRRWTLETAFQHVEKHFKSEIETLAYPKAALFGFALALVAYNLFSVMISALDCAHGKPVSKDISGYYLSHEIAATFLALIQLSGVGDWLFVSEQTPAEFAAWLRETARNIPLRTLKKHPRGPKKPIDKPPYDPKQPHVSTYQLLRKKK; encoded by the coding sequence ATGCTAGAGCTATTCCGCCAGAAAATGCCCCTGTCCTGCCTGCTGCACGGCCTACTGGAACGCTGCTTTGCGGCGGAGAGGCTGGACAGGATTTTCCTGGAGAACGCGAAGGAGCAATACACGCGGGAAATCCTATTTTCGACGGTGTGCGACCTCATGCTGAGCGTGGTCCTCAAGGTCCATCCCTCGATCAACGCGGCCTACCAGAAACACCCGGAACCCCTGGGGGTAACGGTATCCGCGCTCTACGAGAAACTCAAGGGCGTTGAATTATCCGTGTCCCAAGCCCTGCTGCGCGATACCTCGGAAGACCTGTCGGATATTCTCGATGCCCTGGGTTTCACCCCCGAACCCTGGTTGCCGGGTTATCCGGTCCGCCTCCTCGACGGCAACTGTCTGGCGGCGAGCGAGAAACGCCTCGCCGTCCACCGCGAGGTCGGCGGTGCCGCGTTGCCGGGCAAGTCGCTGGTGGTGTTCGACCCGGAGCGCCGCCTGATGCGGGACGTGTTCCCTTGCGAGGACGGACATGCCCAGGAGCGCCGCCTGCTCGACGCCGTGGCCGGTATCCCCAAGGCCGGCGAACTGTGGATCGCCGACCGCAACTTCTGCACCGTGGGATTCCTCGACCGGCTCCAGGGCCGGAACGCCCACGCCTTGATGCGCTTGCACCTGAACCTGCCGCTGACCGAGGAAACCCTGTTTTCCCAGGCCGGGGAACAGGGCGGCGGGCGGCTTTTGGAAAAGCGGGTCGGCGTGGCCGGGCGGCCCTATCGCCTCGTCCGCGTCGAACTCGAACAACCCACCCGCGACGGCGATGCCTTCGTCGATATCCTGACCGACCTCCCGGCGGACATACCCGCCGCCACCGTCGCCGACCTCTACCGCAGGCGCTGGACCCTGGAAACCGCGTTCCAACACGTCGAAAAACATTTCAAGTCCGAGATCGAAACCCTGGCCTATCCCAAGGCCGCCCTGTTCGGATTCGCCCTGGCCCTGGTCGCCTATAACCTCTTCTCGGTCATGATCTCGGCGCTGGACTGCGCCCATGGAAAACCCGTGTCCAAGGATATCTCCGGGTATTATCTCTCCCACGAGATCGCCGCCACTTTCCTCGCGCTCATCCAACTCAGCGGGGTCGGCGACTGGCTGTTCGTCTCCGAACAAACCCCGGCGGAATTCGCCGCGTGGCTGCGCGAAACCGCCCGGAACATCCCGTTGCGTACCCTCAAAAAGCATCCGCGCGGCCCGAAAAAGCCCATCGACAAACCGCCCTACGACCCGAAACAGCCACATGTCTCGACATATCAATTACTTAGGAAGAAGAAGTAG
- a CDS encoding FRG domain-containing protein — translation MENLKKNLNIDEFLPSRNGFLEHKLDSWGDYLELSNSLKESSNFIFRGQCDSSWELIPTLTRHLAGVNKRFIKLSKAALSK, via the coding sequence ATGGAAAATCTTAAAAAGAATTTAAATATTGACGAGTTTCTTCCATCAAGGAATGGATTTTTAGAGCATAAGCTGGACTCTTGGGGTGATTATTTAGAGCTATCTAATTCCCTCAAGGAGTCATCGAATTTTATATTTCGTGGTCAATGTGATTCTAGTTGGGAGTTAATTCCAACTTTAACTAGGCATCTTGCTGGGGTTAATAAAAGGTTTATTAAGTTAAGTAAAGCAGCCCTTTCAAAGTGA